In a single window of the Gemmatimonadaceae bacterium genome:
- a CDS encoding TonB-dependent receptor has product MSARRFLQLAALTAVTLCGGSTLLAQAGTGAIAGTVTDQSSSAPIANAQVRAVSAGGVETTVSSGADGSYRIAGLAPGSYLVSARVLGYRQSPAIRIEVVADQTAQHTIELSGTMPALQEIVITASRAPEKVIDAPVRVTVIGTEEIETRPSLSPTDHLRAVPGVDIIKGGLVQANIAARGFNGAFSGSLLMLQDNRFATVPSLRVNVPFLLTSTNEDIERIEVVLGPAAALYGPGAANGVLHVITKSPFSSPGTSLTFDLGDRSTFRRAVRTAGVLGPVFGYKLSFEKMSGKEWRYEDFVNENLPVLRPDPSGAMLLTAVQRNFDVNRSAGEARFDFRPTASTEFIGSYGMADIGSALELTSTSGVAQVRNWKYEHYQARFRHKSFFVQTFLNRSNSGNEDSLDAAGTFLLRTGAPIVDKSTLVATQVQHSLSTGRGLRFIYGADFIKTNPVTEGTIHGRNEDNDDVTETGGYVHATQSLGPRFEVLGALRVDKHSKLTDNTVSPRAALVFKPTENQNVRLTYNRAFNNPATFQFSIDLAQARLTPLPYTIRVRGNEHGYVFRRDCAGGIGTLCMKSPFTPATLGGQAQFIPANAAAMWQAALAVASGGLPPALLPLLRSLNPTSAQIGTNLRTLNVATRAFDPADPSFVQDLDPLKVTRNEVIELGYKGAVSSRFSMGLDLWYQRRFDVRTTALATPNIFLDQASMTAYLTGVFTAAGLGPAAGPTAAAVAGGLTQIPLGTVVPDDPLSDKADLLFIYRNVPGTTNVHGADLSFDLGLSERWSMLGTYSWVSDVLFPTPAGVQQITLNAADNKASLTARYNDRDRGFKAELRGRYVNAFPVNDGVWVGEVPVNAMVDAGFTIGIPTTDGRGLFSLNATNLFDNERRSYVGVPEIGRMVMSRIQYTF; this is encoded by the coding sequence ATGAGCGCCCGTCGATTCCTGCAGCTCGCGGCACTAACGGCAGTCACGCTGTGCGGCGGCTCGACGCTGCTCGCGCAGGCCGGTACCGGCGCCATCGCCGGCACGGTCACCGATCAGTCCTCCTCGGCCCCCATCGCGAACGCGCAGGTTCGCGCGGTCAGCGCCGGCGGCGTCGAGACCACTGTCAGCTCCGGTGCGGACGGATCGTATCGCATCGCGGGCCTGGCGCCGGGATCCTATCTGGTGTCGGCGCGCGTCCTCGGGTACCGACAGTCGCCCGCGATCCGGATCGAAGTAGTGGCCGACCAGACGGCGCAGCACACGATCGAGCTGAGCGGCACCATGCCGGCGCTGCAGGAGATCGTCATCACCGCTTCGCGAGCTCCGGAGAAAGTGATCGACGCGCCGGTGAGAGTCACCGTGATCGGCACCGAGGAGATCGAGACCCGCCCGTCGCTCAGCCCGACCGACCACCTTCGCGCGGTCCCGGGAGTCGACATCATCAAGGGCGGACTGGTGCAGGCGAACATCGCGGCGCGCGGCTTCAACGGGGCCTTCAGCGGCTCCCTGCTCATGCTGCAGGACAACCGCTTCGCGACCGTCCCGTCCCTGCGCGTCAATGTTCCGTTCCTGCTGACTTCCACCAACGAGGACATCGAACGGATCGAAGTAGTGCTGGGTCCGGCCGCGGCGCTGTACGGGCCGGGCGCCGCGAACGGCGTGCTGCACGTGATCACCAAGTCGCCGTTCTCCTCGCCGGGGACGAGCCTCACGTTCGATCTCGGCGATCGCTCCACGTTCCGGCGCGCCGTCCGCACCGCGGGCGTTTTGGGCCCGGTGTTCGGCTACAAGCTGTCGTTCGAGAAGATGTCGGGCAAAGAGTGGCGCTATGAAGACTTCGTCAACGAGAACCTGCCCGTGCTGCGACCCGATCCGTCGGGCGCCATGCTATTGACCGCCGTGCAGCGGAACTTCGACGTCAATCGCTCGGCAGGAGAGGCTAGATTCGATTTCCGGCCGACCGCGAGCACCGAGTTCATCGGCTCCTACGGGATGGCCGACATCGGCAGCGCGCTCGAGCTGACCAGCACGAGCGGCGTCGCGCAGGTGCGCAACTGGAAGTACGAGCACTATCAGGCGCGCTTCCGCCACAAGTCGTTCTTCGTGCAGACGTTCCTGAACCGCAGCAACTCCGGTAACGAGGACAGCCTCGACGCGGCCGGCACGTTCCTGCTCCGCACGGGCGCGCCTATCGTCGACAAGTCCACGCTCGTCGCGACCCAGGTGCAGCACAGCCTGTCGACGGGGCGCGGCCTGCGCTTCATCTACGGCGCGGACTTCATCAAGACGAACCCGGTGACCGAGGGCACGATTCACGGCCGCAACGAGGACAACGACGACGTCACCGAGACGGGCGGGTACGTGCACGCGACGCAGAGCCTCGGACCCCGCTTCGAGGTGCTGGGCGCGCTGCGCGTGGACAAGCACAGCAAGCTGACGGACAACACGGTGTCTCCGCGCGCGGCGCTGGTGTTCAAGCCGACGGAGAACCAGAACGTGCGCCTGACGTACAACCGCGCGTTCAACAATCCGGCGACGTTCCAGTTCTCCATCGATCTCGCGCAGGCGAGACTCACGCCTTTGCCGTACACCATTCGCGTGCGCGGGAACGAGCACGGCTACGTGTTCCGGCGCGACTGCGCGGGCGGGATCGGCACGCTGTGCATGAAGTCGCCGTTCACGCCGGCCACCCTGGGAGGCCAGGCGCAATTCATTCCCGCCAATGCCGCGGCCATGTGGCAGGCAGCCCTCGCCGTGGCCTCCGGTGGCCTGCCACCGGCGCTGCTTCCGCTGCTGCGCAGCCTCAATCCGACATCCGCCCAGATCGGCACAAACCTTCGCACGCTCAACGTCGCAACGCGGGCGTTCGACCCGGCCGATCCCTCTTTCGTGCAGGACCTGGATCCGTTGAAGGTCACGAGAAACGAAGTCATCGAGCTCGGCTACAAGGGCGCTGTGTCGAGCCGCTTCAGCATGGGGCTCGACCTTTGGTATCAGAGAAGGTTCGACGTGCGCACTACGGCGCTCGCCACGCCCAACATCTTCCTCGATCAGGCGTCGATGACAGCGTATCTGACCGGCGTCTTTACCGCTGCAGGCCTTGGTCCCGCCGCGGGACCGACCGCGGCTGCGGTCGCAGGCGGTCTCACTCAAATCCCGCTCGGCACGGTCGTGCCGGACGATCCGCTCTCCGACAAGGCGGATCTCCTGTTCATCTATAGAAACGTTCCCGGCACCACCAACGTGCACGGCGCGGACCTGTCGTTCGACCTGGGCCTGAGCGAGCGGTGGTCCATGCTCGGCACGTACTCGTGGGTCAGCGACGTGCTCTTCCCCACCCCCGCCGGCGTCCAGCAGATCACGCTCAACGCCGCCGACAACAAGGCCAGCCTGACCGCGCGCTACAACGATCGCGACCGCGGCTTTAAGGCCGAGCTGCGCGGCCGCTACGTCAACGCGTTCCCGGTGAACGACGGCGTGTGGGTGGGCGAGGTTCCGGTCAACGCGATGGTGGACGCGGGCTTCACGATCGGGATCCCCACGACGGACGGCCGCGGCCTGTTCTCACTGAACGCTACGAACCTGTTCGACAACGAGCGCCGCAGTTACGTGGGCGTGCCCGAGATCGGGCGGATGGTGATGTCGAGGATTCAGTACACGTTCTAA
- a CDS encoding diacylglycerol kinase family protein gives MEDAIVVIANPAAGGGRGAKVLDDVVRATSSRRDVVVRVTSLPGDETRLAHRAVARGASALIAVGGDGTWSKVAAALLVSERRPPLALIAAGTGNDFAKTVGAPARDIRRTLELMDAGETRRVDAGTVEGRFFLVCCGFGFDTAVLQRMQSVRGLRGSARYLYAALRELPAYPGFEVSLAGIAGSERPSNAPRRLLLLVIANAQHYGGAFKIAPHADLGDGLLDAIALAPLGTLARAGLLLSATGGRHVWSRAVTEYQQPWFDLKFPAQPMYNLDGDLYQARSRILRVECLPGALEVFA, from the coding sequence GTGGAAGACGCGATCGTCGTCATCGCCAATCCGGCCGCGGGTGGCGGCCGCGGCGCGAAAGTGCTGGACGACGTCGTGCGGGCGACCTCGTCGCGAAGGGACGTCGTCGTCCGAGTGACCAGTTTGCCCGGCGACGAGACCAGGCTCGCGCACCGCGCGGTCGCGCGCGGCGCGAGCGCTCTAATTGCCGTCGGCGGCGACGGGACGTGGAGCAAGGTCGCGGCCGCGCTGCTGGTGAGCGAGCGGCGTCCGCCCCTCGCGCTGATCGCCGCTGGCACCGGCAACGACTTCGCCAAGACCGTCGGCGCGCCGGCGCGCGACATCCGGCGCACGCTCGAGCTGATGGACGCCGGCGAGACGAGGCGCGTGGACGCGGGCACGGTGGAGGGGCGATTCTTTCTCGTGTGCTGCGGCTTCGGCTTCGACACGGCGGTGCTGCAGCGGATGCAGTCCGTGCGCGGTCTGCGAGGCAGCGCGCGGTATCTGTACGCCGCGCTGCGCGAGCTGCCGGCGTATCCCGGATTCGAGGTATCGCTCGCAGGCATCGCCGGGTCGGAGCGGCCGAGTAATGCGCCGCGGCGGCTGTTGCTGCTCGTGATAGCGAACGCGCAACACTACGGCGGCGCGTTCAAGATTGCGCCGCACGCGGACCTGGGCGACGGCCTGCTCGACGCGATCGCGCTGGCGCCGCTGGGAACGCTCGCGCGCGCGGGACTCCTGCTCTCGGCCACGGGCGGCCGGCACGTATGGTCGCGGGCCGTCACGGAATACCAGCAGCCGTGGTTCGACCTCAAGTTCCCCGCGCAGCCGATGTACAATCTGGACGGAGATCTGTATCAGGCGCGGTCGAGGATACTCCGCGTGGAATGTCTCCCAGGGGCGTTGGAGGTATTCGCTTAA
- a CDS encoding TfoX/Sxy family protein translates to MAYDAGLAARVEDALATLGERSVRQRNVFGGRGFLASRSTFAIVFDEELIVKLPRSDYERCLALAGVRPFAPGDERPMTTWVVVSADVIAEDPELSDWLRLGLRAVRQGGRPASG, encoded by the coding sequence ATGGCGTACGACGCGGGGCTCGCGGCGCGAGTCGAGGACGCACTCGCGACGCTCGGCGAGCGCAGCGTGCGCCAGCGCAACGTGTTCGGCGGACGCGGCTTTCTCGCGTCGCGCTCGACTTTCGCGATCGTCTTCGACGAGGAGCTGATCGTGAAGCTCCCGCGTTCGGACTACGAGCGGTGCCTCGCGCTCGCCGGCGTGCGGCCGTTCGCGCCGGGCGACGAGCGGCCGATGACTACCTGGGTGGTGGTGTCGGCGGACGTCATCGCTGAAGACCCGGAGCTATCGGACTGGCTCCGCCTCGGCCTCCGGGCGGTGCGGCAGGGAGGTCGACCGGCTAGCGGGTGA
- a CDS encoding DUF72 domain-containing protein, with translation MILVGPAGWSYKDWYGKVYPSPKPKSFDELAYLARYFDTVEVNSSFYAPMRSAQTSAWIERTAHNPRFLFTAKLLGRFTHARDSAWTREDVASVRDPLQPLLAAGKLGALLAQFPWSFRRTGENRAWLARLTDAFADLPLVVEIRHASWNTPEFFDSLRERGVGFVNIDQPPNTGIEPTERATAPVAYIRLHGRNLDSWFRADAGVNERYDYLYSAEELTPWRERALHLERESRQVFVITNNHFEGKAAANAAMLKAQIQGEPAPVPLTLFDAYPDVLQELTRPL, from the coding sequence ATGATTCTCGTCGGCCCGGCGGGTTGGTCGTACAAGGATTGGTACGGCAAGGTTTACCCGTCGCCGAAGCCGAAAAGCTTCGACGAGCTCGCATACCTCGCCCGCTACTTCGACACCGTCGAGGTCAACTCGAGCTTCTACGCGCCGATGCGCTCCGCGCAAACGTCGGCCTGGATCGAGCGCACCGCCCACAACCCCCGCTTCCTCTTCACCGCCAAGCTCCTCGGCAGATTCACCCACGCGCGCGACAGCGCATGGACCCGGGAGGACGTCGCCTCGGTGCGCGACCCGCTCCAGCCCCTGCTCGCCGCCGGGAAACTCGGCGCGCTACTCGCGCAGTTTCCCTGGTCGTTCCGCCGAACGGGCGAGAATCGCGCATGGCTCGCGCGGCTCACCGACGCATTCGCGGACCTCCCTCTCGTCGTCGAGATCCGCCACGCGTCATGGAACACGCCCGAGTTCTTCGATTCGCTGCGCGAGCGCGGCGTCGGCTTCGTCAACATCGACCAGCCGCCGAACACCGGAATCGAGCCGACAGAGAGAGCCACGGCTCCGGTCGCGTACATCCGGCTCCACGGCCGGAACCTCGACAGCTGGTTCCGCGCCGACGCCGGCGTCAACGAGCGCTACGACTATCTGTATTCCGCCGAGGAGCTGACGCCGTGGCGCGAGCGCGCCCTCCACCTCGAACGTGAATCCAGGCAAGTGTTCGTCATCACGAACAACCACTTCGAGGGAAAAGCGGCGGCCAACGCGGCGATGCTGAAGGCACAGATCCAAGGCGAGCCCGCGCCCGTGCCCCTTACTCTATTCGATGCGTATCCAGATGTATTGCAGGAGCTTACACGACCGCTTTAA